Proteins from a genomic interval of Planktothrix sp. FACHB-1365:
- the petJ gene encoding cytochrome c6 PetJ: protein MKKLLSVFILSFVLLTLILPQPVLAEEALNGSKIFSNFCAACHINGNNVVVANKTLKKEALVKYLKGYEEDAQVAIINQVTNGKNAMPAFKNRLTAEEIKTVADYVATQAEKAWLSSPAQTQGLKLDVKNSG, encoded by the coding sequence TTGAAAAAATTATTATCAGTTTTTATTCTAAGTTTTGTATTGTTAACGTTAATCCTACCTCAACCTGTATTAGCAGAAGAGGCGTTAAATGGATCTAAAATTTTTTCTAATTTCTGTGCCGCCTGCCATATTAATGGAAATAATGTGGTTGTTGCTAATAAAACTTTGAAAAAAGAAGCTTTGGTTAAATACTTAAAAGGATATGAAGAAGATGCTCAAGTTGCAATAATTAATCAAGTAACAAATGGTAAAAATGCGATGCCTGCCTTTAAAAATCGGTTAACGGCTGAAGAAATTAAAACCGTTGCTGATTATGTTGCTACACAAGCAGAAAAGGCATGGTTAAGTTCCCCCGCTCAAACCCAAGGGTTAAAACTGGATGTGAAGAATTCAGGGTGA